From one Nocardioides yefusunii genomic stretch:
- a CDS encoding Lsr2 dimerization domain-containing protein → MAIRTIQVIDSDISGTSGAQTITFALGEAWYEVDLTPLEQHQLSDALQIYMQAGRRITPPHLEKQRVVPETTPAQRERIRTWARAQGLGFAERGRIPRRVILAWNEAHPNDQVV, encoded by the coding sequence ATGGCCATACGCACGATTCAGGTCATTGATTCCGACATCAGTGGCACGAGTGGGGCCCAGACGATCACTTTCGCCCTCGGTGAAGCGTGGTACGAGGTCGACCTCACTCCCCTTGAGCAACACCAGCTCAGCGACGCCCTGCAGATCTACATGCAGGCAGGTCGTCGCATCACTCCCCCGCACCTGGAGAAGCAGCGCGTGGTCCCTGAGACAACCCCGGCTCAGCGCGAACGCATCCGCACGTGGGCGCGCGCCCAGGGACTCGGATTCGCCGAGCGGGGGCGGATCCCGCGACGAGTGATCCTGGCCTGGAACGAGGCACACCCCAACGACCAGGTCGTCTGA
- a CDS encoding site-2 protease family protein, translating into MSHSPQDPHPEPGRPTPEPQRDPVPGPPPRRPAGTIRLGSIAGADVLVTSSWFIVAALVSWIVSPRIEQVQPGIGAWKYVAGFAFAVILYLAILLHEASHALMARRFGARVTSITLHFLGGATAVEGEARTPKQEFWVAVVGPITSLAIGALGVGLWFLTPEGVLRVGVEGLAGANLLIGVLNLLPALPLDGGRVLKAGVWKLTGNPHRGSLVAGWCGRVLAVLMLAYPFLLGAVLDITPGVIDFVLAAVVAIFLLGGANAVVARARMMEKLPALVVRDLARRTCLVDSQMPLNLAVARAQAEQAGGIVTVDEQRRPVGIVSEAALLAVPEHRRAWMSVSEVARSVGPGAVLPVTLVGEDLVRAIGRSPLSEYLVVDATGAVHGVLSTADVDRAFRGTPA; encoded by the coding sequence GTGTCGCACTCTCCGCAGGACCCGCATCCCGAACCGGGTCGCCCCACCCCTGAACCACAGCGGGATCCCGTCCCCGGGCCACCGCCGCGTCGCCCTGCCGGCACCATCCGGCTCGGCAGCATCGCGGGTGCCGACGTCCTGGTGACGTCGTCGTGGTTCATCGTCGCGGCACTGGTGTCGTGGATCGTCTCCCCGCGGATCGAGCAGGTCCAGCCGGGCATCGGTGCCTGGAAGTACGTGGCCGGCTTCGCCTTCGCGGTGATCCTCTACCTCGCGATCCTGCTGCACGAGGCGTCGCACGCACTCATGGCGCGTCGTTTCGGTGCCCGCGTCACCAGCATCACCCTGCACTTCCTGGGCGGCGCGACCGCCGTCGAGGGCGAGGCACGCACCCCCAAGCAGGAGTTCTGGGTGGCGGTGGTCGGTCCGATCACGTCCTTGGCCATCGGTGCACTCGGTGTGGGTCTGTGGTTCCTGACTCCCGAGGGAGTCCTCCGTGTGGGCGTGGAGGGGCTGGCCGGTGCGAACCTGCTGATCGGCGTGCTCAACCTGCTGCCGGCCCTGCCCCTCGACGGCGGTCGGGTGCTCAAGGCCGGCGTCTGGAAGCTCACCGGGAACCCGCACCGGGGAAGCCTGGTCGCGGGATGGTGCGGCCGGGTGCTGGCCGTGCTGATGCTGGCCTATCCGTTCCTGCTCGGGGCCGTCCTCGACATCACCCCCGGCGTCATCGACTTCGTCCTGGCCGCAGTCGTGGCGATCTTCCTGCTGGGAGGCGCCAACGCCGTGGTGGCCCGGGCCCGCATGATGGAGAAGCTCCCCGCACTCGTGGTCCGCGACCTGGCCCGCCGAACCTGCCTGGTCGACTCCCAGATGCCGCTCAACCTCGCCGTGGCACGGGCCCAGGCCGAGCAGGCCGGTGGCATCGTGACCGTCGACGAGCAGCGCCGTCCGGTCGGGATCGTCTCCGAGGCCGCGCTCCTCGCGGTTCCCGAACATCGCCGGGCCTGGATGTCGGTCAGCGAGGTCGCCCGCAGTGTCGGGCCGGGGGCGGTGCTCCCGGTGACGCTGGTGGGTGAAGACCTGGTCCGGGCCATCGGCAGGAGCCCGCTGAGTGAGTACCTCGTCGTCGACGCGACCGGTGCGGTCCACGGCGTCCTGTCGACCGCCGACGTCGATCGCGCGTTCCGCGGCACCCCCGCCTAA
- a CDS encoding tRNA (adenine-N1)-methyltransferase → MSDALTPTPDVPAEAWAGVHRGPLREGEWVRLTDQKGRRHNFELVAGKMFFSNKGHLAHDDMIGREEGFTINSSAGGQYLVFRPLLSEFVVSMPRGAAVIYPKDSAQIVSSADVFPGSIVVEAGAGSGSLSCTLLRAVGPFGKVISFERREEFLDVARKNVTQYFGGEHPNWDLRLGDLAEELPKLEHKVDRVILDMLAPWECVDAVGEALVPGGIICVYVATTTQLSRVVETLRAHGGFTEPHAWESLVRDWHVEGLAVRPDHKMIGHTAFLVTARRMAPGERPPVKKRRPAPGAYGPDYTGPRPADLPAAVFEESADS, encoded by the coding sequence ATGAGTGACGCCCTGACGCCGACCCCCGACGTTCCTGCCGAAGCCTGGGCGGGGGTGCACCGTGGCCCCCTCCGTGAGGGCGAGTGGGTGCGCCTGACCGACCAGAAGGGCCGTCGCCACAACTTCGAGCTCGTTGCGGGCAAGATGTTCTTCTCCAACAAGGGCCACCTCGCCCACGACGACATGATCGGTCGCGAAGAGGGCTTCACCATCAATTCCTCCGCCGGCGGCCAGTACCTGGTCTTCCGCCCGCTGCTGAGCGAGTTCGTGGTCTCGATGCCCCGCGGTGCCGCGGTCATCTACCCCAAGGACTCGGCCCAGATCGTCTCCTCGGCCGACGTCTTCCCCGGCTCGATCGTGGTCGAGGCCGGCGCCGGTTCGGGTTCGCTCTCCTGCACGCTGCTGCGTGCGGTGGGTCCGTTCGGCAAGGTGATCTCGTTCGAGCGTCGCGAGGAGTTCCTCGACGTCGCCCGCAAGAACGTCACCCAGTACTTCGGTGGGGAGCACCCCAACTGGGACCTCCGTCTGGGCGACCTCGCCGAGGAACTGCCCAAGCTGGAGCACAAGGTCGACCGCGTCATCCTCGACATGCTCGCCCCCTGGGAGTGCGTCGACGCCGTGGGTGAGGCCCTGGTTCCCGGAGGCATCATCTGTGTCTACGTGGCCACCACCACCCAGCTCTCGCGTGTCGTGGAGACGCTGCGTGCGCACGGCGGATTCACCGAGCCGCACGCCTGGGAGAGCCTCGTGCGCGACTGGCACGTCGAGGGTCTGGCCGTGCGCCCCGACCACAAGATGATCGGCCACACCGCCTTCCTGGTGACCGCACGCCGCATGGCCCCGGGCGAGCGTCCGCCGGTCAAGAAGCGTCGTCCGGCCCCGGGCGCGTACGGTCCTGACTACACCGGCCCGCGTCCCGCAGACCTCCCGGCCGCCGTGTTCGAGGAGTCCGCCGACTCCTGA
- the arc gene encoding proteasome ATPase, translating into MTYPDGGPARHDEDDSTRPGAEGADAVEALTRRIHTLESELRQVRDSHACAPDRTRQLERSLEETRRLLDGTTAHNEQLRTTLRQARDQITTLHAEVEKLAQPPSGFAVLVTLHPDGTADVLQAGRKLRVEVSPDVRSEDLTPGREVLLNEALNVVAVHEHEDTGEVTLVKEIMAGGDRALVVGHSDDERVVRLATPILGEVKVGDSLLVDTRSGFALERVPKSEVEDLVLEEVPDIAYESIGGLGGQIELIRDAVELPYLHPELFAEHKLRPPKGILLYGPPGCGKTLIAKAVANSLAKKVAERTGAEGRSYFLNIKGPELLNKFVGETERHIRLVFQRAREKASMGTPVIVFFDEMDSLFRTRGSGVSSDVENTIVPQLLSEIDGVETLENVLVIGASNREDMIDPAILRPGRLDVKIKIERPDAQSAHDIFAKYLTADLPLAEDDLAEFGGSRDACVDAMIRTTVERMYRETDENRFLEVTYADGDKEVLYFKDFNSGAMIQNIVDRAKKSAIKDLIETGRRGIRVQHLLQACVDEFKENEDLPNTTNPDDWARISGKKGERIVFIRTLVTGKQGTEPGRSIDTATSTGQYL; encoded by the coding sequence ATGACCTACCCCGACGGTGGACCAGCACGGCACGACGAGGACGACTCGACGCGCCCCGGGGCGGAGGGGGCGGACGCGGTCGAGGCCCTGACGCGGCGCATCCACACCCTGGAGTCCGAACTGCGCCAGGTGCGCGACTCGCATGCCTGTGCGCCGGACCGGACCCGTCAGTTGGAGCGGAGTCTGGAGGAGACCCGGCGGCTCCTGGACGGAACGACCGCCCACAACGAACAGCTGCGGACGACGCTGCGTCAGGCCCGTGACCAGATCACCACGCTGCACGCGGAGGTGGAGAAACTGGCCCAGCCGCCGTCGGGTTTCGCGGTGTTGGTGACTCTCCACCCCGACGGCACCGCCGACGTCCTGCAGGCCGGGCGGAAACTGCGGGTCGAGGTCAGTCCCGACGTGCGGTCCGAGGACCTGACCCCAGGCCGTGAGGTGCTGCTCAACGAGGCACTGAACGTGGTCGCGGTGCACGAGCACGAGGACACCGGCGAGGTCACGCTGGTCAAGGAGATCATGGCCGGGGGAGACCGGGCACTGGTCGTGGGACACAGCGACGACGAACGCGTCGTCCGGCTCGCGACGCCGATCCTGGGCGAGGTGAAGGTGGGCGACTCCCTCCTCGTCGACACCCGCAGCGGATTCGCCCTCGAACGGGTCCCGAAGTCGGAGGTGGAAGACCTCGTCCTGGAGGAGGTTCCCGACATCGCCTACGAGTCGATCGGTGGTCTCGGTGGCCAGATCGAGCTGATCCGTGACGCCGTCGAGCTCCCGTACCTGCACCCCGAGCTCTTCGCCGAGCACAAGCTCCGTCCGCCCAAGGGGATCCTGCTCTACGGCCCTCCCGGGTGCGGCAAGACGCTGATTGCGAAGGCGGTCGCGAACTCCCTCGCGAAGAAGGTCGCCGAGCGCACCGGAGCCGAAGGACGTTCCTACTTCCTCAACATCAAGGGGCCCGAGCTCCTGAACAAGTTCGTGGGCGAGACCGAGCGCCACATCCGTCTCGTGTTCCAGCGTGCCCGGGAGAAGGCCTCGATGGGCACCCCCGTCATCGTCTTCTTCGACGAGATGGACTCCCTCTTCCGCACCCGCGGCTCCGGCGTCTCCTCCGACGTGGAGAACACCATCGTTCCGCAGTTGCTCAGCGAGATCGACGGCGTCGAGACCTTGGAGAACGTCCTCGTCATCGGTGCCTCCAACCGCGAGGACATGATCGATCCCGCGATCCTGCGGCCCGGACGACTCGACGTGAAGATCAAGATCGAACGTCCCGACGCCCAGTCGGCCCACGACATCTTCGCCAAGTACCTCACCGCCGATCTTCCGCTGGCCGAGGACGACCTGGCCGAGTTCGGCGGAAGCCGTGATGCCTGCGTCGACGCGATGATCCGCACCACCGTGGAGCGGATGTACCGCGAGACCGACGAGAACCGGTTCCTGGAGGTGACCTACGCCGACGGCGACAAGGAGGTCCTCTACTTCAAGGACTTCAACTCCGGGGCGATGATCCAGAACATCGTCGACCGCGCCAAGAAGAGCGCGATCAAGGACCTGATCGAGACCGGACGCCGTGGCATCCGGGTCCAGCACCTGCTCCAGGCCTGCGTCGACGAGTTCAAGGAGAACGAGGACCTGCCCAACACCACCAACCCCGACGACTGGGCTCGGATCTCGGGCAAGAAGGGCGAACGGATCGTCTTCATCCGCACGCTCGTCACCGGCAAGCAGGGCACCGAACCCGGACGGTCGATCGACACCGCGACGAGCACGGGCCAGTACCTGTGA
- a CDS encoding LysR family transcriptional regulator, with amino-acid sequence MTDMDPAAMTTAPITPEALPDLETLALLVAIDVQGSIGAGARARGISQPAASARIREAEARWRLRLLERSPRGSRLTSEGRTVVAWSRRVLDEVQILTTGVASLRSDREATLRVAASLTVAEFLLPRWLGRLNARVPDLRPRMLVVNSAGVEELVRSGAADVGFVESTVVARDLLVRRVDTDELCVVVSPEDPWADRATPLSGADVLSRRWVLREPGSGTRRTFEDAVGGEPACALEAGSTAALLGAVVAGLGPGVVSRRAVQAAVEAGTVREVFTDLDLTRPVHAVLRPGRRHHGHVDTLVGIAAAVRRES; translated from the coding sequence ATGACCGACATGGACCCAGCGGCGATGACGACAGCGCCGATCACGCCCGAAGCGCTGCCCGACCTCGAGACGCTCGCCCTGCTGGTGGCGATCGACGTGCAGGGCAGCATCGGTGCAGGAGCTCGCGCCCGGGGGATCAGCCAACCGGCAGCGAGCGCGAGGATCCGCGAGGCCGAGGCCCGGTGGCGTCTCCGTCTCCTGGAGCGGTCTCCTCGCGGGTCCCGTCTCACCTCCGAGGGACGCACGGTGGTGGCGTGGTCCCGCCGTGTGCTGGACGAGGTACAGATCCTGACCACGGGAGTCGCGTCCTTGCGGAGTGATCGTGAGGCCACCTTGCGGGTGGCCGCCAGCCTGACGGTCGCGGAGTTCCTGCTGCCGCGCTGGCTGGGACGTCTCAACGCCCGGGTGCCGGACCTGCGTCCGCGGATGCTCGTCGTCAACAGTGCTGGAGTCGAGGAGTTGGTGCGCTCCGGCGCAGCCGACGTGGGGTTCGTCGAGTCCACCGTGGTCGCGCGGGACCTGCTGGTGCGTCGCGTCGACACCGACGAACTCTGTGTCGTGGTGTCCCCCGAGGATCCGTGGGCAGATCGGGCCACGCCGCTGTCCGGTGCCGACGTCCTGTCCCGTCGCTGGGTGCTGCGCGAACCCGGAAGCGGGACCAGGCGCACGTTCGAGGACGCGGTGGGCGGAGAGCCTGCGTGCGCTCTCGAGGCGGGCTCGACGGCCGCTCTGCTGGGGGCGGTGGTGGCGGGCCTGGGACCCGGGGTCGTGTCACGTCGTGCGGTGCAGGCAGCAGTGGAGGCAGGGACGGTGCGTGAGGTGTTCACCGATCTCGACCTCACCCGTCCCGTGCACGCCGTTCTGCGCCCCGGCAGACGCCACCACGGCCACGTCGACACCCTGGTGGGCATCGCCGCGGCCGTCAGACGTGAGTCGTGA
- a CDS encoding HAD family hydrolase, with protein MSTAPVLNASPVSGVDARHLPAAVLWDMDGTLVDTEQYWIATEFEIVEAHGGTWSLEHAHHLVGNALIDSARYIAEHGPVPLPAEQIVELLLDGVVDKLRQGIPWRPGARELLGSLADAGVPCGLVTMSYQRFVDPILEVLGGHGFDVVVTGDAVKHGKPHPEPYLVAAAQLGLEPAECLAIEDSGTGTRSAQDAGCAVLVVPLHVPVEQGERRIFRDTLDGIDAAEAGRIHREAFAGRG; from the coding sequence GTGAGCACCGCACCTGTCCTGAACGCCAGCCCTGTTTCCGGTGTCGACGCCCGGCACCTGCCTGCCGCGGTGCTGTGGGACATGGACGGAACCCTGGTCGACACCGAGCAGTACTGGATCGCCACCGAGTTCGAGATCGTCGAGGCGCACGGCGGCACCTGGTCGTTGGAGCACGCCCATCATCTCGTCGGCAACGCACTCATCGACTCCGCGCGCTACATCGCCGAGCACGGGCCGGTGCCGCTGCCGGCCGAGCAGATCGTGGAACTCCTGCTCGACGGCGTGGTCGACAAGTTGCGCCAAGGCATCCCGTGGCGCCCCGGCGCCCGGGAACTCCTCGGCTCCCTCGCCGACGCCGGTGTCCCGTGCGGCCTGGTCACCATGTCCTACCAGCGCTTCGTCGACCCGATCCTCGAGGTGCTCGGCGGTCACGGTTTCGACGTCGTCGTCACCGGCGATGCGGTGAAGCACGGCAAGCCCCACCCCGAGCCCTACCTCGTGGCCGCCGCGCAGTTGGGTCTCGAGCCCGCTGAGTGCCTCGCGATCGAGGACTCCGGCACCGGCACCAGGTCTGCGCAGGACGCCGGCTGCGCCGTGCTCGTCGTGCCCCTGCACGTCCCGGTCGAGCAGGGCGAACGCCGGATCTTCCGCGACACCCTCGACGGCATCGACGCCGCCGAGGCAGGACGCATCCACCGTGAGGCGTTCGCCGGTCGGGGCTGA
- a CDS encoding glycoside hydrolase family 16 protein yields the protein MTVPRVALVALSAAVLSTFAPTTTVPTTVPTSHEPAASAAATSTPRVAATTTTTKTKAVSTRHVTVATSSAQALTVASSTSGTIAAADTPQPVAPNATIKVTGRSRTKGAARVQLLRRTAKQKKFSVVKTVRTTARATKFAFSTKLPKGVNTAVYGVKVITGRTASRATVATYTQHAAPDALKVSTFSPAIVETGAQTSPERASAAAQLLRVNWATGPARRVAILQERRVTGGKATTWRDVETSSTLGARRTGTWYPKTGASANAQYRAVFRYTTGVSTVSAAMTPTAGRVIFSDEFDGTRLDMTKWNQRGENRCAYQTPSLDTVTVSGGTAKLTPRLKAGSTPNAACSPCEQASGEATRRGSECVEVPHIVTNNKIAAPAPGTSAWMAARVKLQAGTAGDHQGGTHSSFWFNAGYCRGGEIDVFEYMGDNRLADSAHRNSKGAVATKHYDLSTCDGFGEMEKRDLTLHSTPTSSKAKKWSQQYTIFAVRWIPKAGDTAAEYQFYVDGNHVATTKARGAKDNNLGGLILSNFVADYENRGAISLRNSTLTVDWVRAWNM from the coding sequence ATGACCGTCCCACGGGTGGCCCTGGTCGCCCTGAGCGCCGCCGTCCTCAGCACCTTCGCCCCCACCACCACCGTCCCCACCACCGTCCCCACCTCGCACGAGCCTGCCGCGAGCGCCGCCGCCACATCCACGCCCCGCGTCGCCGCCACCACCACCACCACGAAGACCAAGGCCGTCTCCACCCGCCACGTCACCGTGGCGACCTCCAGCGCCCAGGCCCTCACGGTCGCCTCGAGCACCTCCGGCACGATCGCTGCGGCAGACACCCCCCAGCCAGTCGCCCCGAACGCCACGATCAAGGTGACCGGACGCAGCAGGACGAAGGGTGCCGCCCGCGTCCAGTTGCTGCGCCGCACCGCGAAGCAGAAGAAGTTCAGCGTCGTCAAGACCGTTCGCACCACCGCCCGGGCCACGAAGTTCGCCTTCTCCACCAAGCTGCCCAAGGGCGTCAACACCGCCGTCTACGGCGTCAAGGTCATCACCGGACGCACAGCCTCCCGGGCAACGGTGGCCACCTACACCCAGCACGCGGCCCCGGACGCGCTGAAGGTCTCGACCTTCTCACCCGCGATCGTCGAGACCGGCGCCCAGACCTCTCCGGAGCGCGCCTCAGCAGCAGCTCAGTTGCTTCGTGTGAACTGGGCGACCGGTCCCGCACGACGCGTCGCCATCCTTCAGGAGCGCCGCGTCACCGGTGGCAAGGCCACCACGTGGCGTGACGTCGAGACCTCGTCCACCCTCGGGGCCCGGCGCACCGGCACGTGGTACCCGAAGACCGGAGCGTCCGCGAACGCGCAGTACCGCGCCGTCTTCCGTTACACCACCGGCGTCTCGACGGTCTCCGCCGCGATGACCCCCACGGCCGGACGCGTCATCTTCTCCGACGAGTTCGACGGCACCAGGCTCGACATGACCAAGTGGAACCAGCGCGGCGAGAACCGCTGCGCCTACCAGACTCCCTCGCTCGACACCGTGACCGTCTCCGGCGGCACCGCGAAGCTGACCCCGCGTCTCAAGGCCGGCTCGACCCCCAACGCCGCCTGCTCCCCGTGCGAGCAGGCCTCGGGCGAGGCCACGCGTCGAGGCTCGGAGTGTGTCGAGGTCCCGCACATCGTGACCAACAACAAGATCGCGGCACCGGCCCCCGGCACGTCGGCCTGGATGGCGGCCCGGGTGAAGCTCCAGGCCGGCACCGCGGGTGACCACCAGGGCGGAACGCACTCCTCGTTCTGGTTCAACGCCGGTTACTGCCGTGGCGGCGAGATCGACGTCTTCGAGTACATGGGCGACAACCGTCTCGCCGACAGCGCCCACCGCAACAGCAAGGGCGCCGTGGCCACCAAGCACTACGACCTCAGCACCTGCGACGGGTTCGGCGAGATGGAGAAACGCGACCTGACGCTGCACTCCACTCCCACGTCGTCGAAGGCGAAGAAGTGGTCGCAGCAGTACACGATCTTCGCGGTCCGCTGGATCCCCAAGGCTGGAGACACTGCGGCCGAGTACCAGTTCTACGTCGACGGCAACCACGTCGCCACCACGAAGGCGCGCGGCGCGAAGGACAACAACCTGGGCGGCCTCATCCTGTCCAACTTCGTGGCCGACTACGAGAACCGCGGCGCGATCTCACTGAGGAACTCGACCCTGACGGTCGACTGGGTGCGTGCCTGGAACATGTGA
- a CDS encoding YeiH family protein — protein sequence MSTSLLPSTDTPTHSRAARLLDGAHHAGVPFLVAVASWAVCRSIPAASPLVLALLVGAVVVNLPAGSERRVDAWMPSTKFLLWLGVAGLGLGLGLGEIVSIGVFGIAVVVVTVASTFLLTRWIGTRMGVEPEAVQLVASGFSVCGAAAIAAVEGAVRPRSNQLALALALVTLHGTVLMFALPLAGDAFGFSDRTTAIWAGASLHEVAQVAAAASLIGPAAVAVAMSVKLGRVLMLVPVHRAVSRAVSRAVAPDTDQPSRRGAGVPWFLTLFVVAVLVRSTGMLPDAVLSTTAVLTQWCLGAGMFGMGLGIVLRQLWPLPGRVLVLSCIATVCVTAVPVLMLGLHGDW from the coding sequence ATGAGCACCTCACTCCTCCCCAGCACCGACACCCCCACTCACAGCCGTGCCGCTCGGCTGCTCGACGGCGCCCACCACGCAGGCGTCCCGTTTCTCGTGGCCGTGGCGTCGTGGGCGGTGTGCCGCAGCATTCCTGCCGCCAGCCCCCTGGTCCTGGCGCTGCTCGTCGGAGCCGTCGTGGTGAACCTGCCCGCGGGCTCCGAGCGACGTGTGGACGCATGGATGCCGAGCACGAAGTTCTTGCTCTGGCTCGGTGTCGCCGGTCTCGGTCTGGGCCTGGGGCTCGGCGAGATCGTCTCGATCGGTGTGTTCGGGATTGCGGTCGTGGTCGTGACGGTGGCCTCGACGTTCCTGCTCACCCGCTGGATCGGCACCCGGATGGGCGTCGAACCCGAAGCGGTGCAGTTGGTCGCCTCTGGGTTCTCCGTCTGCGGCGCCGCCGCGATCGCTGCCGTCGAGGGAGCCGTCCGTCCCCGCAGCAACCAGCTGGCCCTGGCGCTGGCACTCGTGACCCTCCACGGCACCGTGCTGATGTTCGCGCTGCCCCTCGCCGGCGACGCGTTCGGCTTCAGCGACCGCACCACCGCGATCTGGGCGGGCGCGAGCCTGCACGAGGTCGCCCAGGTCGCTGCCGCCGCCTCCCTGATCGGTCCCGCCGCTGTCGCTGTGGCGATGAGCGTGAAGCTGGGTCGCGTGCTGATGCTGGTCCCCGTGCACCGGGCCGTCTCCCGGGCCGTCTCCCGGGCCGTGGCACCGGACACGGACCAGCCCTCCCGACGCGGCGCCGGTGTCCCCTGGTTCCTCACCCTCTTCGTGGTCGCCGTCCTGGTCCGTTCCACCGGAATGTTGCCCGACGCCGTCCTGAGCACCACCGCAGTACTGACCCAGTGGTGCCTGGGTGCAGGGATGTTCGGCATGGGCCTCGGCATCGTGCTGCGTCAGCTGTGGCCCCTGCCCGGGCGGGTGCTGGTGCTCTCCTGCATCGCCACCGTCTGCGTCACCGCCGTGCCCGTGCTGATGCTCGGCCTGCACGGTGACTGGTGA